GGATTTAGTTTGTGCAGGAGCTTCGGCCGTAACCTTCGGCGCTATAAACGCTGTCGAGGACTTACTTGGTATTGAACTCCCTGTTGAACAAAGAGGTGGCGGCGGATATCTCCGTTGTACTTTACCGAATCTTGAGGATAAAGAAGTGGATGATAAAGTCCAATTGATCATGGCTTCAATGATCTCTTCTTTAGAAACGATACAAAGAGACTATAAGTCATACATTAAAATAACCTACCACAAAAAGTAGGAGGTGGAATAAATGTTACGTTTAGATCTTCAATACTTTGCATCTAAAAAAGGTGTAGGTTCTACAAAGAACGGTCGTGACTCAATCTCTAAGCGTCTTGGTGCCAAGCGTGCGGATGGTCAGTTTGTAACAGGTGGATCTATCCTTTATCGTCAACGCGGAACAAAAATCTATCCAGG
This genomic stretch from Bacillus carboniphilus harbors:
- a CDS encoding ribosomal-processing cysteine protease Prp, coding for MIRVTVNKDSKRMTSFLLEGHAEFAEAGQDLVCAGASAVTFGAINAVEDLLGIELPVEQRGGGGYLRCTLPNLEDKEVDDKVQLIMASMISSLETIQRDYKSYIKITYHKK
- the rpmA gene encoding 50S ribosomal protein L27, producing the protein MLRLDLQYFASKKGVGSTKNGRDSISKRLGAKRADGQFVTGGSILYRQRGTKIYPGTNVGRGGDDTLFAKIDGVVKFERVGRDRKQVSVYPVAQEA